One Candidatus Paceibacterota bacterium DNA segment encodes these proteins:
- the rsmI gene encoding 16S rRNA (cytidine(1402)-2'-O)-methyltransferase, with product MGTLFIVATPIGNLDDITLRAINTLASADVIFAEDTRTTRVLCERHAIKTPLVAFHQHSSAHAFRKVADALRGGQRVALVSDAGTPGINDPGGMLIAFIREAVPDAHIVPIPGANAAVAALSVSGFPADRFVYLGFPPHKKGRQTFFRSLAEMHDTLVLYESKHRILKTLEALRDVSRIGERQLLVARELTKQFETIVRGTIEEVIREFSRGDPRGEFVVVVAPEKRSVRKNKESEEDPTEEDAE from the coding sequence ATGGGAACTCTTTTTATCGTTGCAACGCCGATAGGGAATCTTGACGATATTACCTTGCGTGCAATCAATACGCTCGCAAGTGCAGACGTTATCTTTGCGGAAGATACGCGCACTACCCGGGTGCTGTGTGAGAGGCATGCCATTAAGACGCCACTCGTTGCTTTCCATCAGCACAGCAGCGCACATGCTTTTCGGAAGGTTGCTGATGCGCTCCGTGGAGGTCAGCGCGTCGCGCTTGTTTCTGACGCAGGGACTCCAGGGATTAACGATCCGGGCGGCATGCTCATTGCGTTTATCCGTGAGGCGGTTCCTGACGCGCACATCGTTCCCATTCCGGGTGCCAATGCAGCCGTTGCTGCGCTTTCGGTGAGCGGGTTTCCTGCAGATCGTTTCGTATACCTTGGTTTCCCACCACACAAAAAGGGCCGTCAGACCTTCTTCCGCTCTCTTGCAGAGATGCATGATACATTGGTACTCTACGAGTCGAAGCATCGAATCTTAAAGACGCTTGAAGCGTTGCGCGATGTTTCACGCATAGGAGAGCGGCAACTGCTAGTGGCCCGTGAACTCACGAAACAGTTTGAGACTATTGTGCGAGGCACTATCGAAGAGGTGATTCGCGAGTTCTCTCGAGGTGATCCACGCGGAGAGTTTGTGGTCGTTGTTGCTCCAGAGAAGCGAAGTGTGCGGAAGAATAAAGAGTCAGAAGAAGACCCAACCGAAGAAGATGCAGAATAA
- a CDS encoding VanW family protein, with the protein MMKRIFLFVGGGVVVLGVIAGFVLLSLFSDRFLPGTHIGSLPVGGLTMGEAEGVVRDRVEALLAEGVVLRIDNEREERVMLSTESFAVDQAASIARAWSVGHRGPWYERLWDRARALASPRIIAPLVTQDAWALEQDIALVSQVVDQPAKDVRLHVQGTRISILLDTEPGLRMNAEQVLSDVSARLYLLDATPVVALRTPHAPIADPVTAAEAKSAAERLIRTPLTLRIQDAEDVLITRTQLASWLVTKYEGSRVVAGINDRMVSSFVTNVAGRTNIPAQNAALTIADGRVTSFTPPRSGLAVQEEDLVRAILAELDARATGSSARAAIDVPLKVTRPQENELDPAFGITERIGGATTSFKGSPSNRVGNIKNGTKFLSGVIVRPGEEFSTIKTLGVIDNTQGYLPELVIRGDQTIPEFGGGLCQVSTTLFRAVMDAGLPVTARRNHSYRVSYYENDGDGKYIGPGLDATIYEPYPDFRFKNDTAHPILLYGFVKGDRVTFELYGTADGRSSKIVGPTTLTEVPAGEPIYTDTDTLPKGVVKQTETPHPGGTAVASYFITYADGTEKKQEFTSVYRPWPARFLVGTGEPATPAAQ; encoded by the coding sequence ATGATGAAAAGAATCTTCCTTTTTGTGGGCGGTGGCGTTGTGGTCCTTGGCGTGATCGCGGGCTTTGTGTTGCTTTCTCTTTTTTCAGACCGCTTTTTACCAGGAACGCACATTGGCTCGCTGCCTGTCGGCGGCCTTACCATGGGAGAGGCGGAAGGCGTGGTGCGCGATCGAGTAGAAGCACTCCTTGCGGAAGGCGTGGTGCTGCGCATCGATAATGAGCGCGAAGAGCGCGTGATGCTCTCTACTGAATCGTTCGCCGTAGATCAGGCGGCAAGCATCGCGCGTGCATGGAGTGTCGGCCACCGCGGCCCATGGTATGAGCGCCTTTGGGATCGGGCACGTGCGCTTGCGTCTCCTCGAATCATTGCCCCTCTCGTGACGCAGGATGCGTGGGCGCTCGAGCAGGATATCGCCCTTGTTTCACAAGTAGTCGATCAGCCGGCAAAAGACGTGCGTCTCCATGTGCAGGGAACCAGGATTTCTATTCTTTTAGATACAGAGCCTGGGTTGCGCATGAATGCAGAGCAAGTGCTTTCTGATGTCAGTGCACGCTTGTACCTGCTTGATGCTACTCCAGTTGTTGCGCTACGTACGCCGCATGCGCCGATTGCTGACCCCGTAACCGCTGCTGAGGCCAAGAGCGCTGCTGAGCGCCTGATTCGGACTCCATTGACGCTGCGCATCCAAGATGCAGAAGATGTCCTTATTACTCGCACACAGCTCGCCTCTTGGTTAGTTACGAAGTATGAGGGCTCGCGCGTAGTTGCTGGTATCAACGATCGTATGGTGAGTTCGTTTGTGACCAACGTTGCTGGGCGCACCAATATTCCAGCTCAAAATGCGGCGCTGACAATTGCTGATGGCCGCGTGACGTCCTTCACGCCCCCTCGTTCAGGCCTTGCTGTTCAAGAGGAAGACCTCGTGCGTGCTATCCTTGCCGAACTCGACGCTCGCGCCACGGGGTCGTCAGCGCGTGCAGCTATTGATGTGCCACTCAAAGTAACAAGGCCACAAGAAAATGAGCTCGATCCTGCTTTCGGTATTACTGAGCGCATTGGAGGCGCTACAACTAGCTTTAAGGGGAGCCCATCAAATCGCGTGGGGAATATAAAGAATGGAACGAAGTTTTTGAGTGGCGTTATCGTGCGCCCTGGTGAAGAGTTCTCTACGATCAAAACGCTGGGCGTCATTGATAATACACAGGGCTACTTACCTGAGCTGGTGATTCGAGGCGATCAAACAATCCCAGAATTTGGCGGAGGGCTATGCCAAGTTTCGACAACACTCTTTCGCGCAGTGATGGATGCGGGTCTGCCGGTGACGGCGCGTCGCAACCACTCTTACCGTGTTTCATACTATGAAAATGATGGTGACGGAAAATATATCGGGCCCGGCCTTGACGCAACGATCTACGAACCGTATCCCGATTTTCGATTTAAAAATGATACTGCACACCCCATATTGCTTTATGGCTTTGTGAAAGGGGATCGAGTGACGTTTGAATTGTATGGAACCGCAGACGGCCGGTCGAGTAAGATTGTCGGCCCCACAACGCTCACCGAAGTCCCTGCAGGGGAGCCTATTTATACAGATACTGACACATTGCCAAAAGGCGTTGTGAAGCAAACTGAAACACCGCACCCTGGCGGCACTGCAGTTGCCAGCTATTTCATTACCTATGCAGATGGAACGGAAAAAAAGCAAGAGTTTACGTCCGTCTATCGTCCGTGGCCGGCCCGCTTTCTCGTCGGCACAGGGGAGCCGGCTACTCCTGCAGCGCAGTAG
- the gatA gene encoding Asp-tRNA(Asn)/Glu-tRNA(Gln) amidotransferase subunit GatA, which produces MQHTLTTFKEAQLTEGLERLLAEYRAAREARADLNAFISDATVMPAHTQGLLAGAPIAVKDNILVRGEACTAGSRILEGYIATYHATVVEKLLAAGATIFGKTNLDEFAMGSSTENSAFGVVKNPLDTSRVPGGSSGGSAAAVAAGLCVAALGTDTGGSIRQPAAFCGIVGLKPTYGRVSRHGAIAMGSSLDQIGPLTRNVADAAHILEVIAGHDPYDATTVERPVPAYTEKMLEDISGLRVGVVQEHFGDGLAPEVRENVEQAIEALRAQGAQIVDVSLPHAPLALAVYYVVMPCEVSANLARFDGVRYGFSDTSAETVLEAYERARSGGFGAEPKRRIILGTYALSAGYFDAYYMKAQRVRALISQDYDRAFENVDVIVGPTTPTTAFRIGEKSDDPLAMYLSDMYTVPANLAGLPALSVPYGVGRESGMPVGVHITSKAFDEETMLRIGYALERAV; this is translated from the coding sequence ATGCAGCACACGCTTACTACATTTAAAGAAGCACAGCTTACGGAGGGCCTTGAAAGGCTCCTTGCTGAATATCGCGCTGCACGGGAGGCCCGAGCGGATCTGAATGCATTCATTTCAGACGCTACTGTGATGCCTGCACATACTCAGGGGCTACTGGCCGGCGCCCCGATTGCGGTGAAGGACAACATTTTAGTGCGTGGCGAGGCGTGCACTGCCGGCTCCCGTATTCTTGAGGGATATATTGCCACATATCACGCAACGGTCGTTGAAAAACTTCTCGCGGCGGGCGCGACTATCTTTGGAAAAACAAACTTAGATGAATTCGCAATGGGTTCATCGACAGAAAATTCTGCGTTTGGTGTAGTGAAAAATCCACTCGATACTTCACGCGTGCCGGGAGGATCTTCTGGTGGTTCTGCAGCTGCGGTTGCTGCGGGGTTGTGCGTGGCGGCGCTTGGCACTGACACTGGCGGATCAATCCGCCAGCCAGCGGCATTCTGTGGAATTGTTGGCCTTAAGCCAACGTATGGACGCGTGTCACGCCACGGCGCAATAGCTATGGGGTCGTCTTTGGATCAGATAGGGCCGCTCACTCGCAATGTGGCTGATGCTGCGCATATACTCGAAGTAATTGCTGGGCATGACCCATATGACGCTACAACAGTAGAGCGTCCAGTTCCCGCATATACAGAGAAGATGCTTGAAGATATTTCAGGTCTTCGCGTTGGTGTGGTGCAGGAGCACTTCGGAGACGGCCTTGCTCCTGAGGTGCGTGAAAATGTAGAGCAGGCGATAGAGGCATTGCGCGCACAGGGTGCGCAGATTGTCGATGTCTCATTGCCACATGCGCCACTCGCGCTTGCCGTGTATTATGTCGTGATGCCGTGTGAGGTTTCAGCGAACCTTGCACGCTTTGACGGTGTGCGTTATGGGTTCTCGGACACGAGCGCTGAGACTGTGTTAGAGGCGTATGAGCGTGCACGAAGTGGTGGTTTTGGCGCAGAGCCGAAGCGGCGTATTATTCTGGGAACGTATGCGCTTTCCGCCGGGTATTTTGATGCGTATTATATGAAGGCACAACGCGTTCGCGCTCTTATCTCGCAAGACTATGATCGTGCTTTCGAGAACGTTGACGTCATTGTCGGCCCGACAACTCCAACAACGGCGTTTCGCATCGGAGAAAAAAGCGACGATCCTTTGGCGATGTATCTCTCTGATATGTACACGGTCCCAGCAAATTTAGCCGGACTTCCAGCGCTTTCTGTGCCGTATGGCGTTGGACGTGAGAGCGGTATGCCGGTTGGCGTTCACATCACTAGTAAAGCGTTTGACGAAGAAACAATGTTGCGCATTGGGTATGCGCTCGAACGTGCGGTATAA
- a CDS encoding pitrilysin family protein, giving the protein MNLIHSTHTFPSGLRVVTIPMPATQTATVLVLVGTGSKYEAKEIGGISHFLEHMMFKGTERRPGPLDIARELDGIGADYNAFTSKEVTGYYAKASVAKLDVITDVVFDIFQNALLDETAIEREKGPVIEEINMDKDNPMRHVADVFEDAMYGDQPAGWDIAGTKESVAALTRDQVADYFHSHYVAANTVIAVAGNVSHEDVVARVTKAFVHVRESAAPTKLTTRHADAGPVVRAINRDTDQTHFILGLRGIDLKDERRYAMGLASTILGGGMSSRLFTEIREKRGLAYYVGSRHTTYTDSGYLMMRAGVNAEKVQEAATVMLEQCADIAMRGVSEEELKRAKDNMEGSLVLGLEHSDTVADTYAMSWLLDGSILTPEQELDKLKAVTGEEVRAAMREILAPERAALALIGPQSNEGSLQELIIQYAKR; this is encoded by the coding sequence ATGAACCTTATCCATTCCACCCACACGTTTCCTTCAGGTTTGCGCGTTGTCACTATCCCCATGCCTGCCACGCAGACGGCAACCGTGCTCGTGCTTGTGGGTACGGGTTCTAAATACGAGGCAAAGGAAATCGGAGGAATTTCGCATTTCTTGGAACACATGATGTTCAAGGGAACAGAGCGTCGCCCTGGTCCGCTTGATATCGCGCGCGAGCTTGATGGCATTGGTGCGGATTACAACGCATTTACGAGCAAGGAAGTCACGGGTTATTACGCAAAAGCAAGCGTCGCGAAGCTCGATGTGATTACTGATGTTGTTTTCGATATTTTTCAGAACGCGCTTCTTGATGAGACGGCGATTGAGCGTGAAAAAGGTCCGGTGATTGAAGAGATCAACATGGATAAAGACAATCCTATGCGCCATGTGGCTGATGTGTTTGAAGACGCAATGTATGGGGATCAGCCGGCAGGGTGGGACATTGCGGGGACGAAAGAATCAGTTGCTGCACTCACGCGCGATCAGGTCGCTGATTATTTTCATTCACACTATGTTGCAGCAAACACGGTGATCGCAGTGGCGGGGAATGTGAGTCACGAAGACGTTGTTGCTCGTGTCACAAAAGCATTCGTGCATGTCCGAGAAAGCGCAGCGCCCACGAAACTTACAACGCGCCATGCAGACGCTGGCCCAGTTGTGCGCGCCATAAATCGCGACACAGATCAGACACATTTTATTCTTGGCCTGCGCGGCATCGATTTAAAAGACGAACGTCGCTATGCTATGGGTCTTGCGAGCACTATTCTTGGTGGTGGTATGAGCTCGCGTCTCTTTACCGAAATTCGGGAGAAGCGAGGGCTCGCATACTATGTTGGCTCACGACATACTACGTATACGGATAGCGGATATCTCATGATGCGCGCTGGCGTGAATGCTGAAAAGGTGCAGGAAGCGGCGACGGTCATGCTTGAGCAATGTGCCGACATAGCAATGCGTGGCGTTTCTGAGGAAGAGCTCAAGCGCGCAAAAGATAATATGGAAGGCTCACTTGTGCTGGGTCTTGAGCACTCGGACACGGTTGCCGATACATACGCTATGTCGTGGCTCCTTGACGGTTCTATTTTGACGCCCGAGCAAGAACTCGATAAACTAAAGGCTGTAACTGGCGAAGAAGTTCGTGCTGCAATGCGTGAAATTCTTGCTCCTGAACGCGCTGCACTCGCACTCATTGGCCCACAGAGTAACGAAGGGTCATTACAAGAGCTCATCATTCAGTATGCCAAACGATAA
- a CDS encoding TatD family hydrolase, producing MQYLFDTHAHPQMKNFDRDRDEVLARAKEDGVRMVCVGVDLDSSQAAIELAAAHDHVWASVGLHPNDNLAEVYDQRVYAELLASPRVVAVGEVGLDYYRTPDAAQQRVQYERLVQQLSLARDSGKSLIIHCRDGAHKNAHADMRALLASSEFVGKVRGVVHSFTGTYADAKAYINLGFMIGLNGIITFARQYDDTAMEIPLEYIVLETDSPYLTPEPHRGERNEPAFVRFVAEQLARLRRTSFERVAEQTTRNAEKLFTIPSVLV from the coding sequence ATGCAATACCTGTTCGATACCCACGCACATCCGCAGATGAAGAACTTTGATCGCGATCGCGACGAGGTACTTGCACGCGCAAAAGAAGATGGAGTGCGCATGGTGTGCGTTGGCGTTGATTTGGATTCTTCACAGGCTGCAATTGAGCTTGCGGCGGCACATGATCATGTTTGGGCTTCGGTGGGTCTTCATCCTAACGACAACCTTGCTGAGGTGTATGATCAACGTGTCTATGCTGAACTTCTGGCTTCGCCACGCGTTGTTGCTGTTGGAGAGGTTGGGCTCGATTATTATCGCACGCCGGACGCCGCACAACAGCGAGTACAGTATGAGCGGTTAGTGCAACAGTTATCGCTTGCCCGTGATTCGGGTAAATCGCTGATTATTCACTGCAGAGATGGAGCACATAAAAATGCGCACGCTGATATGCGCGCACTTCTCGCGTCTTCCGAGTTTGTAGGGAAGGTGAGGGGGGTGGTTCATAGTTTTACGGGCACGTATGCAGACGCAAAGGCGTACATTAATCTCGGCTTCATGATTGGCCTCAACGGCATTATTACCTTTGCGCGACAGTATGACGATACGGCTATGGAAATTCCTCTTGAGTATATCGTGCTTGAAACCGACTCGCCCTACTTAACGCCTGAACCACATCGCGGTGAACGCAATGAGCCGGCATTTGTGCGGTTTGTTGCAGAGCAGCTCGCGCGCTTGCGCCGCACCTCTTTTGAGCGTGTTGCAGAACAGACAACGCGGAATGCAGAAAAGCTGTTCACTATTCCTTCCGTTTTGGTATAG
- a CDS encoding class I tRNA ligase family protein has product MQNNRFYITTAIPYVNAQPHIGFALELVQADALARYHRMLGEDVRLVNGSDENALKNVQAAEKAGVSVQAFVDEHAQRFQGLSDVRVLNISNDDFIRTTEERHVRGAQKLWAACKKEDIYKKTYDGLYCVGCEEFKTPKELIDGLCPEHRVAPERVAEENYFFRLSHYQNALLELIESGALTITPSTRKNEVLSFIREGLEDFSISRSVARAKGWGIDVPGDSSQKMYVWFDALTNYITALGYADNAELFQRYWLENDQRVHLVGKGITRFHAIYWPAMLLSAGLPVPSTILVHGYVTVDGEKISKSLGNGIDPYAAVEQYRTDVVRYFLLREIPSGEDGDFSFEKLKARYAGDLANGLGNLVQRTAVLAQTKIGDSFMWDLAGERRSEHWHFVHADENYHAAFQEFRLHDAVADVWKKIATVNQYINEEKPWALEAGERQRDILLHMIGMVAHIAWLLQPLMPETAQNIFALFGIESTKELIPGTELRIEKGEGLFPRLQRAMLNRPRCR; this is encoded by the coding sequence ATGCAGAATAATCGCTTTTACATTACGACAGCTATACCATATGTGAATGCCCAACCCCACATTGGTTTTGCGTTGGAACTCGTGCAAGCTGACGCACTTGCGCGATATCATCGCATGCTTGGCGAAGACGTGCGCTTGGTAAATGGCAGTGATGAGAATGCGCTCAAAAATGTACAAGCGGCGGAAAAGGCCGGTGTCTCAGTGCAGGCATTTGTAGATGAGCATGCCCAGCGGTTCCAGGGCCTCTCAGATGTGCGGGTGCTTAATATTTCAAATGATGATTTTATCCGTACCACGGAAGAGCGTCACGTGCGCGGTGCTCAAAAGCTTTGGGCGGCATGCAAAAAGGAAGACATTTATAAGAAGACATACGATGGGTTGTATTGCGTCGGGTGCGAAGAATTTAAGACCCCCAAAGAACTTATTGACGGGCTGTGTCCTGAGCACAGAGTAGCGCCAGAACGCGTTGCTGAAGAAAATTATTTTTTCAGACTTTCTCACTACCAAAATGCACTGCTCGAGCTTATCGAGTCGGGCGCGCTTACTATTACGCCAAGTACCCGCAAGAACGAGGTGCTCTCATTCATTCGTGAAGGGCTCGAAGACTTTAGTATTTCTCGGAGTGTCGCCCGCGCAAAAGGGTGGGGCATCGATGTGCCAGGAGATTCAAGTCAAAAAATGTACGTCTGGTTTGATGCGCTTACCAACTATATTACCGCACTCGGATATGCGGATAATGCCGAGTTGTTCCAGCGCTACTGGCTAGAGAATGACCAGCGGGTGCACTTGGTAGGCAAGGGGATCACGCGCTTTCACGCTATTTACTGGCCCGCCATGCTTCTCTCTGCTGGCCTTCCCGTGCCCTCAACTATTTTAGTGCACGGATATGTGACTGTTGACGGAGAAAAGATTTCTAAATCACTGGGCAACGGTATTGATCCCTATGCTGCTGTAGAGCAGTATCGCACTGATGTCGTGCGCTACTTTTTATTGCGCGAGATACCTTCCGGCGAGGACGGTGATTTTTCTTTCGAAAAACTAAAGGCACGCTATGCAGGCGATCTTGCAAACGGGTTGGGAAATCTTGTACAACGCACCGCGGTTTTGGCTCAGACTAAAATCGGAGATTCATTTATGTGGGACCTTGCGGGGGAGCGACGCTCTGAGCACTGGCATTTTGTACATGCTGACGAAAATTATCACGCCGCATTTCAAGAGTTCCGCTTACATGATGCTGTCGCCGACGTATGGAAAAAGATCGCTACAGTGAACCAATACATTAATGAAGAAAAGCCGTGGGCTCTTGAAGCCGGAGAGCGTCAACGCGACATTCTTTTGCACATGATTGGTATGGTTGCGCACATTGCGTGGCTCCTTCAGCCATTGATGCCAGAGACTGCGCAAAACATCTTTGCATTGTTCGGTATTGAGTCAACGAAGGAGCTTATTCCTGGTACGGAGTTGCGCATAGAAAAAGGCGAGGGGTTGTTCCCTCGCCTCCAGCGGGCGATGCTTAATCGCCCTCGGTGTCGCTGA
- a CDS encoding AI-2E family transporter: MPNDNTLTLEISAASIMRALALTAGALLLYALKEIFAIVLFAIIIASGISPFASSMERRGIPRIFAVLLLYVIVFGLLLFLASLVIPFLSQDLAQLTSAFPRILEGVTSSLDTVQNGSPRYFDFVSELQNILAIFSSYLQQFSQSSISFVISIFGGLFAFVATIVISFYFSIMKDGIDAFIRSVTPTKYENYLIDLWHRAEVKVGRWLQGQMLLALIVGLLVYVGLELFNVKFALLLGILAMALEIVPFAGPILAAIPAIGLAFLQDPMLGVWVFVFYGLVQQIESHVLAPLVLGKTTGMNPVVVILALLIGAKLYGIAGALLGVPVATVVVEVIDDLARRKELRRQQSA; this comes from the coding sequence ATGCCAAACGATAATACTCTTACTCTTGAAATCTCTGCCGCGAGCATTATGCGCGCTCTGGCACTGACTGCCGGGGCGCTTTTGCTCTATGCGCTTAAGGAGATCTTCGCCATTGTGCTCTTTGCGATTATTATCGCTTCGGGCATTTCTCCGTTTGCGTCTTCGATGGAGAGGCGGGGCATTCCGCGTATCTTTGCCGTACTTCTCTTATACGTAATTGTCTTTGGGCTCCTGCTCTTCTTAGCATCCCTCGTGATCCCTTTCTTGTCTCAAGATCTTGCACAACTCACGTCAGCGTTCCCGCGCATTCTTGAGGGCGTTACATCTTCTCTCGATACAGTACAAAATGGTTCTCCGCGGTATTTTGACTTCGTGAGCGAGCTACAAAATATTCTCGCCATCTTTAGTAGCTATTTACAGCAATTTTCGCAATCGAGCATCAGTTTTGTGATCAGCATCTTCGGTGGTCTCTTTGCGTTTGTCGCTACCATTGTGATCTCATTTTACTTCTCTATCATGAAGGATGGTATTGACGCGTTCATTCGTTCAGTAACTCCCACAAAATACGAGAACTATCTCATTGACCTATGGCACCGTGCGGAGGTGAAAGTCGGACGTTGGCTCCAGGGGCAAATGCTCCTTGCGCTTATTGTTGGCTTGCTGGTGTATGTGGGCCTCGAGCTCTTCAATGTAAAGTTTGCGCTCTTGTTGGGCATCCTCGCTATGGCGCTAGAGATTGTTCCATTTGCAGGTCCCATCCTTGCGGCGATTCCCGCTATCGGCCTCGCGTTTCTTCAGGATCCGATGCTTGGTGTGTGGGTATTCGTTTTCTATGGCTTGGTGCAGCAGATTGAAAGTCACGTGTTGGCTCCTCTCGTGTTAGGAAAAACAACCGGCATGAATCCGGTCGTGGTTATTCTAGCATTATTGATCGGTGCGAAACTCTATGGAATTGCAGGGGCGCTCCTTGGCGTGCCCGTAGCGACGGTTGTGGTTGAGGTGATTGATGACCTTGCGCGCCGTAAGGAGCTCCGCCGACAGCAGTCGGCATAA